Part of the Sorghum bicolor cultivar BTx623 chromosome 1, Sorghum_bicolor_NCBIv3, whole genome shotgun sequence genome, CAGACTGGAGCATACCTGATTTTTAAGTCTTAACTGATCGGGAGTACCACAACATCCAAATTAGCGTACCTATGTGTTTGCTATGCGATGCcagaataaaattaaatatGTAGATTGAATTGTCATATATACCTCAAGCCTAGTCCAAATTAATCCTTTTCTTTTGGATAGGTCATAGACCCTTGATAGAAATCAGAAGTTACCTGGTTACTAAAACAATAACATTATCTGAAAAGTGGATCTGAATCTTTACGATGAAAATAGTAATATGTCATACCAATACGACCCACATATAAAGAAAATTAATCTCATAAGTGTAACTTAAACCTTAGCCCCCTTATTATCAAAGCGAATCCAAATTTGTATGTATAGCAGATTTCTTTAGAAACGCAGCAATAACCAAAAGAACACGCCTTCGGAAATCCTGGATAGGAAGCTCAGAGCAGTGAGCAAAGACACCAATCCGACCTTGCACTATCCTTCACTAATGAGTAATGACCTAAGAGAGCAGGATATCAAAACAAAAATTAAACTAATCAGTAGGTACATATAGGTAAAAATCATAGATCCACTTAAAAAATCACTATATAGCGATCCTTTTTGCAGCCTCTCAGTCATGTGGAGTACGATCATTCAGAGTAGACATAATCTTGAATGGAGATGATTGATGGAGCAATTCAGCCTCTCATGGGCGGCAGACTGGGACTGCTTGCCAATAGGCAAACACAGTATATAATTAAGTGGGTGAATGGATTTGTTGACATATCAATGCATAAGAAAAGCATCATATGTCATAGCGACAATGACAGAGTAGTAGGGCATGAAGCAACATTGAAAAAGTAATTAAACCCCACAAAAAGTTATAGTGGCATTATTACTAATGTTAACAGAAAAAATTAGCTCTGAACTAAAGGATCAAAGcgacatgtgatatcttaataGGAAATTGCACCTATTCCAATCTAAATAGGGGTTTATTTATTGCCCAGCAGAGCTTAGAACTCCAGTAATGGAAGGCAGTACTTGGAGATAACGGTTAAATTAGATTATAGTAGGCATCTATAGCAGTTTATTGAACCTAGATAGAGGAATCACAATCTTGTAGTTTTTTCTGTAGGAACAGAAGAATGTAGAACTATTTTTAATATCATTTCCTCCTTTTAGTCGCTCCAAACATTATTAGGATAAAAACAGATATACCTAGAAAGGGACATGACTCCATCAAACCTTTTACAGGAGGGTGTAATAGCTTAGCAACAATGTGTAAGGTAAGAAGCCTTCAAGTGGATATCACTGTTTGTCTGTTTCAAAAAATGAAAAGGGGGTTAGAAGTGATCAAACCTTCTCATATGTCCTGTCCTAAATTTAGAATTCTCTCTTTACTCTATTATTTCAAATCAATCACAGCATGTATGTCAAATCATAACAGTTCAAGTAGGGGTTTATTTTCTGTGATCTAACCACTACTCTCACTCACTTCACATACACTTCACATAAGGCAAAATAACTATAGGCTTAACCTTCAAGAATTAGATACTCAATTTTTACTGACAGAACTATGCATCAGATCCACTCAAACCAAACTCTCAGCTGCATTCTATAGCAGAAAATACAAAGGACACAATTTTAAAATCCCTACAATGAATTAAAGAAATCAAGCCATTATTCACACTTCATTATATGGATTGTGATAGCTAAAATCTAAATACATATATTTATACGTAGAGACATGCATATTACGCAAAAAAGGAGCAACCAAGTATCTTACATGTCTTAATTTTCAAAGGAAATGAAAAATCCCATTTTTTTACCCTAGGACAATATTTAACCACGGATGCCATGAAGCGGGTGTCATTTAGATAGTTCACCAAAATATCTGGTTGACTAATATAGTAATAAGTTTTTTCACTGCCAAACAGAGATTATGGCAATAAGCAATCCGAGACTTTCATGTTGCGTCCAGAATGTTTGTTTATGCTGCAGATGAGAAATATATGAGACATCCATAACTAAGCATGCAACTTAAACACACAAACTGAAAAAGCCCAACAACCGACCAAACCAACATCCAGAAGAGATTTCAGGATCTTGGCCATCAAATGGCGAGGAGAATTTGTATTGATGCTTGCATCTGTAGTCGTGGGCTGCAATGAAACATGGTAAAAATGTCACTACTATTATGCTTCAAACACTCAAAGAAAGACGCCAGATCAGTACCACCGCAGTCACTGCATCTCTAGTGCTGAGAGCCTACTTACAACTCCATGACCGAGGCATAAGGACAGATCAGGCGATGGATCTGGCCACCTAGGCGACGGATCCAACCATGCAACCAGTGGATTCGACCGAGGAGTTATCGGAGTTGCAACTGGCTAGAAGTTAACCATTGAATCAGAGAAAGTAAAGGGAGCTGAGGAGAGGTGGTAAGGCATGGTTGTCGCTGGAGACGGTGGGATGCTGCCTTCCTTCATGGATTGAGGGGAAGGCCGGAGCTAGGGTTGCTTTCCTCGTTGATATGGCGTAGCATGCTGCCACCTCCACAGTCCAGATGCGCTCCACCAACATGGCAAGGTAGAGTGGTGAGGAGGaaagaggcggcggcggcagcagcggcggcgggtaGGGTTTTGGGTGCCGCCCAAGACGCTGGTGCGGGAACACGGCGAGGCGGATGGGAGCTTAGGGAAGATGTTgtggcggctagggtttggggCGCCACCCAAACGCCGATGTGGGAGCGAGGAGAGGAGAGAAAGGAGAGAGGGATCGGGAGGTTGGGGGCAGGCTGCAGTGCAAGGTGGGAGCGGGGGTTTCTGCAAAATTGCAAGGTTTAGCATAGACCGCAGGTTGATTTTCTAAAAGGTAGAGGACCTTTTTGTAAAAGATGCAGCGACGCGTGTTAGCACGTAGATGAGCCGCCAATGCTTCGAATTCTGTGGTGCGAGCGAAGCCAAGTGACTTTTAATCAACCCCAATTTGCCATGCCATCAAGCTTGTGTTTGCCATTGCAAATCGGTGTATGATCCTGCTTTGTTTTACTTTGGTGTCATTCTAGTAGCTGTTATAGCTTAGTCATCTATTTGTCGTACTGTACTACTggcgatttttttttaatttagcaaACTATACTTTCTGTTTGTTTCATGCAGTACTTGTGTTATTCACTGTTGGATTATTAGTCAAATAGTTTTATAAATCAGTGTTATTATCATAAAATCTTTCAGTTTTCCTCTAATGTCTCTTTTTATATATGGCTAAGATGCATTGCTACGGGCAAAAACAAATTAACTCTAAGCATTGTTCTCATCATATGAAATATTTGACATGTCATAATGAAAGCATTCACTTTGCCTTAATATAGAAGTACAAATTGTAGTTTGTACAAAGTCCGGAGTTTCTGAGAGGGTCACGTTTCAAATATAATTCTTTACAACAGCCAACACAACCTTCACGGTTATACTTAGCAAATCAcaaatttgttcaaaaaaaagTAACTATGTAAAATAGCATAGTGTGTACATATACAAATTCCATCAATTACCAAACTTGCTAAAAGTTGAGGAAAATGTGTACACATAAACAAAAGTGAACAATATAAAATTTAGCAAACAATTGAAATATGAATTTTGATATCTAACTTTGTAATATAACATGAATTTTGAAACATGATCTTTCCACCAGTTAAGCATCTCTAATAGTTTGCTAAAATTTGTTTGCCATATTTTGAGTTTTGGCAACTTGGTtaaagatttggcaagtgaaaaaaataaccatctccaatagtttgtcatttggacttgccaatttttttttaaaaaaaaagaaggcccACACCCCAACTACCAATGATCCATCTATCCCCGTGTCCTGTGCGTGAAGCCGCCGCGTTCTCCCGACGTCTCAACGCTGCCGCGGCTCCATGCGAGACGCTGGCCACCGGTCGCAGGAACTCCCAGCGATTTCGTCAGCAGCAGCTCCGTACGTGACGCCTGGCCGTCTCCACGAAGGTTAGCAGGACATTGTCATCAGCTTGACAGCAGCTTGAAGTTTTCTATGTCTCTTGAtgcatcaaactcagaagtagaTAGTCGATTGAAGTTTGTGTACTCACTATAAACTCAGCCTTCTACAACTTTGCCATCACAGTAGTAAATGCGTACATACTTAATCATACTTGCAAATGAGTAAATCTGTACTGTATGGCCTTTCATACTTAGATTCATCACCACTCACCAATCTATCAACTGGAGCACAGACTAATCCGCAATGACACAAACAAATGCATCAAAACGATGTTTAGTGAATGGAGATATTTGATGATGAGAAAACCTTGACTGTCAAGAGGACAAGTGTGGCATGCCTGTTCAGATCCTGACGCACATTCGATACCGTTGGCACATCAGACATCTCCGGCTCATCTACAGAACCAAAAGTCCAGTCAGATGAGGATTGCAAGCCTGGAATTCCCTAAACCCAACCACGAAAACGTCACTCGCACCTTGCAGTGGGAAGTCGCGGAAGGTGCTTATGGTCATGCCCTTGACGAACTCGCAGAGGTCGTCGGTGATGCCGTAGCGCTCAAGCTCGGCGGCGTCGGGCTCcgacgaggcggcggcggtgatAGGCGGGACCGCGGGGACGGGCCGGATCGAGGGCACGGGGAGGTCGGAGGCGAGGTGCTTGATCTGGCCGGCGAGGAGGTCGGCCTGCTTGGTGGCTTCGGCGGCGATCTCCCGCGACTTGGAGGCGGTCTCGGAGAAGATCTCCTTGGATTTCTTCGCCGTCTCCGAGACCAGCGCCGACGAGCGCTTGGCCGCCTCCGCAGGAAGGACTGATGAACGACGGTGGGAGGGGATAACACGGGGAAGTTTCACGCAACTCGCGGGAACGAAGAGAGACGGCGCGGGGGGCAGATGCGCGACGGAGTACGCGCGTGTAGAAGTAAGCGCGCGGATCAAGTCGATGACAACTCCAGATTTttggaaaacatatttagtaaATTGTTGAAGAGAGTTTTTTCTATTGATTTGTCAAAATTTATGGGATGGCAAgtgttttagcaaactgttggagatgctaagGAAAGTTGCAGATTCATCGACTTCCACTTGCCTTGACTTTTCGCCACCCCACAGCCTCCTATCTGCCACCTCCCACAGCTGACATCTCCACCGTCACCCTCCACATAATCCTGCCTACAAACTTGGTGCTTAAGTGAACTTAACACATGTGTCATAACTATATTTTTTCAAAAGATAGCCACCTCTAAATCAATAAAAACTTTGTCATGTAAATCTTCATACCATAAAAGTGAGACCCTTGACCCGCCGAGATCCCCCTCACGATCTCTACTTCAGGATTCAACATAGTTTATTGAAacaagaaaatatttttggttatcttGCAACCCCACTGAATACCGTCATCACCCTGACAATTATTTCTCTCCTCAACCACTGCTCATCGTGTATCTCCTCTTCCTCTTTACTATTTCTCCACAAACTAGTAAGGATTAAGCAGCGGCGCCGGCTATTGGATTGCAAGGGGTTGCATGATCCGCAGAAGGTCCTAGACCAACAAGTATTGGTAGAGCACCGGCGCCGTTAGACTGTCTCCAACAGACGCAACCTAAAAATGGATTGCAAAGGGTTGCATGATCCGCAGAAGGTCCTAGACCAACAAGTATTGGTAGAGCACCGGCGCCGTTAGACTGTCTCCAACAGACGCAACCTAAAAACAAGACCTATTCGACAATATAGGTCGCGCACAGTAAAAGAGTAAACACCCAAATCTTGCCCTTCTCCAACAGAGCCGACCAAGCCCCAAATCCTGTTGCGCGCACATACACATGAAGCACAGTGCTACCCCACCACGGAAGAAGCACAGTGTCGCTGCCATGCCAAGGTCGCCTTCGTCCCCGTCGAGGCGCCGAACGTCGAGCCGAGGTTGTCGGCAACTCTGTTCGCGGGCCTACCTGGCCAAGCACCCCCGTCTGCAGGCCTGCCTggatacgccagtcacgccccgCCAGAGCCGGGCCGGTCGTGCCCTGCCAAAGCCGTCGTCCAGCCTCGGCGTCTTCGTTCGCGTGCTCTCGCCGGAGCCGCGCCAGCCGCACCTCGCCAGAGCCGCAGTCCAGCCTCGCCGTCTTTGTCCGCACGCTCCCCCCGAAGCCGCAGCACCTCGCCGTCTTCGCCCGCGCGCTCCCGCCAGAGCCGTGCCAGTCGCGCCCCGTCGAAGCCGCCGTCCAGTCTCGCCGTCTTCGTCCATGCGCTCCCACTGGAACCACAGTCCAGCCTCGCCGTCTTCGTCCGCGTGCTCCCGCTACGGCCGGCCCTCCTCGACttgctcctcctctcctccctccACTCCGACCTCGTCCACGAACGGttgaaggagagagagaggccgGAGATTTGCGTCGGCAAGAGAGAGGAGACGCTTTTTTGCGTTCTGCATCGCTCGCTATGCAAAATGAGTGCTCCCTCTGCGTCTTCCGTTGGAGGCGTGTGTTTGGTCTAAAAAACATTGTAGACGACGCATTTTGCGTATACGTCTGGGTTTGCCAACTCTGTTGGAGTTAGTCTTAACACTCCAGCGATCTCCCTCGCCCAGCGGCTGAGGTGGAGTCCCTCCTTGAGGGTTATGGATTTCCCGCTCCCGCCCATGTGAGTGCAGCAAATAGCTCCAGGGCGAAGCGGCAGAGGGGGCCAACCAAAGCCCAAGAATATATCCAAAGTTTGGTGGTTGCGCCATCGCCAACTTGGACAGACATACTGACCACACTCATGGCTGTAGCCGACTTCTCGACGTGTTCTCCCAAAGCTATACCCAGGCTATACCCAGAGCAACCTCAAGGCGAAGCCGAAGTAGTGCAGGTCCAAAATGCCAAGGCCGCTAAGATACGTGGGTCTGCACACTGTAGTCCAGGCGACCTTGCACTTACCCCTAGTGCCCGCCCAAATGAAAGCACGTCATCGTGGTGAGGCGAGGGATCTTCTCCCAGCCCCCGCGTCGTCGCACAGGCGAGTCGGGGGCGATACACCACCGGTGGCCGGAAAACTCCCTCGACGGAGCAAGCCCTCGGCCGCCGTCGCTGCTCACTggagagcggcggcggcggcccgcgGCGGCGCCCAACAAGGCTGCTGTCTGCAATCCCCTGCTCCCTCCACTCTCTTCCCCTTTCCTCCTTCCGAGCTTGCTCTCTCCATGGTGGTCGGCGGCCGGTGTGGCCGGAATGGGCAGATCCACGCCCTCCATGGCCGGATCCGGGTCCTGCCTACCTGGATCCGTGCTCAGGGAGCCGGTGCGGTGGAGGCCTCTCGTGCGTGGTGGCCTGCCGCGGCAGCAGCTGGGCAGCCGCCTTTGTGGCTGTTCCAGGGCGCGGCGCGCGGTGGCGTGTCCTGGTGGCGCCGCTGCTCCGGGCGTCGTCCTCTCGCGCTGGGCCTCGATGGACGGCGTGTGACGACGCGGCTTCTCCGCCATGTGCGTCTCAACCTTCCCCGTCAGCTccgtttcccctccaacgacaCCTCCGGCACAGGGGCGGATGCGGCTCCAACGGGAGCTGATCCAGTGCTCAACCACTGGCGTGAACGACATCTACAACAACGGCGCTCTTCCTCCCCTTCGTCTTCGGCGGGCTGGGGGCTGTGGCTGGCCCGTCGTGCGGTCCTAGCCAGCAGCCGTGGCAGGCTGGGACCGGGCGTATGGCTGGTCATGGTGCGCGCCTTCCACTAGTGCGGGCGAGTCCGGCAATGGCTCCGCGTAGTGTGGCGGCGACCGGCGACCCTCTCTGTCTGGGCATGATATCTTGCCGGTGCGCGCCTTCCACTATCGCGGGCGAGTCCGGTAACGGCTCCGTGAGGTGTGGCGGCGGCTGGCAAGCTCCCTAGCCCCCGTCTCAGCGTAACTTGTCAGTGCGTGCCTCCCACTTCTGTGGGCGAGTACGGTAACAGCTCCGCGAGGTGGGGCGTCGGCTAGCAAGCACTCCGGCCCCCGTCCAGCTAGGTGTGGATGTTGTCGATGCGTGTCTACTGCTGTTGCGGGCGAATCCGGCTTCGGCTCCGCGCAGTTTGGCGGCAACCGGTCTTTCCACTCCCTCCCCGTCCACGTGTCTTTGCTTGTCTGTGTAGGTGTCAATGTCGTTTTGGGCGTGTTAACGGGGAGTACTTGCAATGGTTCTGGGCGAAAGCTTAGCTCAGATGTTTTTGGGCCAGTGACGAGATCTCACTCCTAAAGGCGTCACTGAAGAACCTCAGCTTTGGCTACAGTCTCCTCGTTTCGACCTGCTCAACACCTCTAGCACATTACTTGGGCGAAAGCCCTGCCAATGCCCATGTGGAGCTCCTCTTCATGCTTGGCTGACGATGACTACGTTGCGACGTCGTTCACCTCTCTGGAGGCATCGTCAATGAGTTCATGTGTCTTGGTGTTTGTGGTAGTGCGGTTGttgttcttgctcttcttcttttctctctcctcttctcttctctcctttGGTTGTTGGCACTTTTCACCCCTCCTTGGGCGTGTGCTGTTATAGAAAAATGTATAATTTTATCCGGCCATTTTGGACCACTATATTTATAAAATTCAGGTGGGGAACGCCCCCCCCCGTGACCTTTTAAAAAAACACGTCATCGTTTGTCGATCTGGCCAACCCATTGGGAGAGGCAACAGGCGATGCTCAGATGGACCAGAATGGTAGAAAGCGTGACCTTAATGAGTAAGATGTGACCGACGTTACTTATGATCAGGTAGAGAAAAGAATGAAATGAACTACTTACCTTTGGTCTGAACATTTTGTCAGAATAGTTACTTATGATCAGGTAGAGAAAAGAATGAAATGAACTACTTACCTTTGGTCTGAACATTTTGTCAGAATAGTGGTCACTCAGTTCCAACAAATTCAATAAAGATGGATTATATTGACAATGAAATTCAGAGAAAGCTCCTGATTCCAGTTATTAGCTTCTATTAGTCAACTtggccttcttcttttttgctttcttctttttattttcaccAGGATTTCAACGCTGTATTAGCAATTGCTTTTAGTGCAATTCAGTGTAGAAGGTCTAGAATTGGTAGTTGTTCTGAACTTTCCTGGCAAATACATAACTGAGTGTCAGTTCCAACAACAAAGAAAATGTCTGAATATCATGGCATATATTGTAACACGGGAGAGCATCAGTTAAAAGCAATGCAAGTATCAGAAATTTAAACAAGAAAACACCTCTGTTGCAAGATTGAACACAAGGATCTtttttaaacaagaaagcttgaacaaataacagtgcattatGAGAGGGGTCCACCAAATTAGGAACTAGTAATTCACAAAGTCACAAATGATGTTACAAGATATCACAAGGATCCTCGTGGCCTAACATGGACTTAGGTTCAAAACCAAAACCACGTGAAAAACAAACAGTCTTTCCCAAATTTACAGGATGATGATCAATGAATCCCGGTTTCAGCCGGCTCGGTGAAGCGGTGAAACTTGCTTTCGTCGAGGGACTCCCTGTTCTCCCCCGTTCAAAGATTACTCTCACGCGCTCTCCTCGAGCATGCGCTAATTAATTGCCCCGTCTCACGGCAATCAGTTGGGCTCCGCAACCGTATGCTTGAGTCCAACTCACGATCTAGAGACATTCATGCGTGAAGACCGGGCATAACCTGCCAAATTAAAACCAATCTGCTCCAACCTTCTTCTTCTATGTCTTCTCCGACAACAAAAAGGCGGCGCCACCCTCCGAAACTCGACAACACGACGAAGCAACATATACTGACTCATGCCGCTCCCGCTCTGCGCCTCCTGGTTTCCTCCGGCGGCCGTTGCCGCCGTCGCGTCTCATGGCGCGTGGCCGACCAGTAGGGCCGTGCGCCTCCATCCGTTGAGCCGACGATGAGGCCCCTCGCCGGCGCCGCTGAGGGTTCAAGACCGCACGCGTGTCCCGTTCCACTCCCGCTGTCATCGACACCCTATGCGTGAGCCAGAGCCGATGTCAGATGACGACGAACCTTACGAGGTAAGCCCTAAAATCTCATCCAATCCATGTTTTATGTAGTGAGACTAATGTTTTCCACTTGGTACTTCAGGAACCAAGCATCGACATCCCCTTTGTCAACGCTGAGGACGCCCAAGACGAGGAGATACGCAAGGAACATGGGGATTTTTGTGCTTCGATGGGCTTGGTAAGTTTTGGTCACTTTAAAACAACTTCATCTCGACGAGTGAGAAACCATAGTAACAAAGTCTGTTCGCTTATCAAGTCATGATTAAAAATATTGTTCATTGATTTGTTGTTTGACAAATACAGTAGATAAGTGAATAGAGCCCTAATCATAGTTGAGACAATTTATTTTGAAAtttttccaaataaatttattctaACTCAATGTCAATTTTACTGgtcaaacaaaaatatttcacTATCAAATAGTATATCAAAATATTTAGTTTATTAAAAAACCTACATATGTTGATATATCTTCAAAGGTACTTTCACAACCTCACAAGTTTATTGGATTCTATAAATAGATTTAGCTCGAAACTTGATACCAAGCATTATCTATAATAGGTGAAAACTATTAGGAATAATTGGGCCTCTGCAATCGCTGTTGCAGCCCCATTATTTATATGTCGCTCCACTTGCATTGAATAGGAAATAATAGTCAAGGATATATTGAAAACCATGTTATGTTTTACTTTTAGTTTGTTTGGTGTGGGTTTAAATCTTAAGGCGATTCTACAAAGACAAGTAGTGTCGCAGTGGAGCTCAACGAATGAAATGCAGGCCTTGTGACATTTTAAGATGTATTGCAACGATACCAAGGGCACATTTATAGCTAGTATTAACAACTATATTCCAATCAGGCTCTCACCTATAATCATCCTAATTTTAATCAATTAGCTTGTTATCATTATAAAGCTTTTGTATTGTTTTATTTAACTTTATTATTTCTTATGCACAACTTTTTGTTTCTGAAGCGCGAGGCCCCTGATATGTTCTCCATCGAAAGGGGCAAAATTTCTGACTACATGATAAGGATCGCTTCTTCACGTGCTAATGATCAGGTTAAAGTTAAACTCATTTTTATTATGTCAGTAGctgatttgaaaaaaaaaatattgctgTGCCAGAAATCTCCAAACTAATTAATTGCCCGTATATTGTTAAATGACTCATGTATTttattactacgaggacagcaTGCTCTATAGTACAAATATATCGATCACCATGCCTCAACAATCACCGTCAATAAACACTCGAAAATATTGGAGCATGGCCGATGAAATTGAATTAGAACAAGACTTGCAAACGATCGCTGAAAACACCTTCTGTGATTTTAtacaattattatgttcttcgtATACTTTAATTttcttattatttattatgattATTTCAATATTAAATTTTGTGGGATCCactaatacatttgaaatgaaGATCTTATAGTAATTTTTGTTGTTTCCAACAATAGTTATGTAG contains:
- the LOC8080561 gene encoding uncharacterized protein LOC8080561, which produces MSFTPVVEHWISSRWSRIRPCAGGVVGGETELTGKVETHMAEKPRRHTPSIEAQRERTTPGAAAPPGHATARRALEQPQRRLPSCCRGRPPRTRGLHRTGSLSTDPGRQDPDPAMEGVDLPIPATPAADHHGESKLGRRKGEESGGSRGLQTAALLGAAAGRRRRSPVSSDGGRGLAPSREFSGHRWCIAPDSPVRRRGGWEKIPRLTTMTKNSLQQFTKYVFQKSGVVIDLIRALTSTRAYSVAHLPPAPSLFVPASCVKLPRVIPSHRRSSVLPAEAAKRSSALVSETAKKSKEIFSETASKSREIAAEATKQADLLAGQIKHLASDLPVPSIRPVPAVPPITAAASSEPDAAELERYGITDDLCEFVKGMTISTFRDFPLQDEPEMSDVPTVSNVRQDLNRHATLVLLTVKVFSSSNISIH